One Thalassoglobus sp. JC818 genomic region harbors:
- a CDS encoding (5-formylfuran-3-yl)methyl phosphate synthase, producing MQLLVSVRNSEEASVALSSGVNILDFKDPSRGSLGAASGKTIEDCLCSQTKSAGRVLITVKFSCACGEVSDASPRWREWNFDGQQIDFLKLGLSGLRSSTNWTEKWNETRQQIEAQLGAAEHTSWIAVAYADELVAQSPPIEDVISAAADFGCAGVLIDTYSKQSGRLREIIPDDVLENYCHQIQSHDLFCALAGRLQLEDIAPLSKLPVDIVAVRTAACQNRDRTGPISEVEIRSLLNAISDPVSNYR from the coding sequence GTGCAACTCCTTGTCAGTGTGCGAAATTCGGAAGAGGCAAGTGTTGCATTATCGAGCGGTGTGAACATTCTGGATTTCAAAGATCCATCCAGAGGTTCTCTCGGGGCAGCTTCGGGAAAAACGATCGAAGATTGCCTCTGTTCACAGACGAAATCAGCCGGCCGGGTTCTCATCACAGTTAAATTCAGCTGTGCCTGCGGAGAAGTCAGCGACGCGAGTCCTCGGTGGCGCGAGTGGAATTTTGACGGACAGCAAATCGATTTTCTGAAACTCGGTTTGTCTGGACTTAGAAGTTCCACGAATTGGACGGAGAAGTGGAACGAGACCAGACAACAAATCGAGGCACAACTCGGAGCAGCTGAGCACACAAGTTGGATTGCAGTCGCTTATGCAGATGAACTCGTCGCTCAGTCCCCCCCGATTGAAGACGTCATTTCCGCTGCTGCTGATTTCGGGTGTGCTGGCGTTCTCATCGACACCTATTCCAAGCAGAGCGGACGATTGCGAGAAATCATCCCCGACGACGTGCTCGAGAATTATTGCCACCAAATTCAAAGCCACGATCTCTTTTGTGCCCTCGCCGGAAGACTGCAACTCGAAGATATTGCCCCGTTGTCGAAGCTTCCGGTCGATATCGTCGCTGTCCGCACTGCCGCCTGCCAAAACCGCGATCGGACCGGCCCCATTTCAGAAGTCGAAATCCGATCATTGTTAAACGCGATCAGTGATCCGGTTTCGAACTACCGCTGA
- a CDS encoding hotdog domain-containing protein: MKSIPKVSQTHHFAKTIDESLTIQFDGLPPVLSTPHLIWNLETAAMELLEEYLSEGEISLGVQVDVEHLSAALIGDSVQFRATVVNASEKEILFRVDATLSGTVVSRGLHRRRLVSVATMQKRLQR, translated from the coding sequence ATGAAGTCGATTCCGAAAGTCAGTCAAACACATCACTTTGCGAAGACAATCGACGAGTCGCTGACGATTCAGTTTGACGGATTGCCTCCCGTCCTTTCGACACCTCATCTGATTTGGAATCTTGAAACAGCTGCGATGGAGTTGCTGGAGGAGTACCTCTCAGAAGGAGAGATTTCGCTGGGAGTGCAGGTTGATGTGGAACATCTCAGCGCAGCTTTGATTGGAGATTCCGTTCAATTTCGGGCAACGGTTGTGAATGCGTCGGAGAAAGAAATTCTGTTCCGCGTCGACGCGACACTCTCAGGAACGGTCGTTTCTCGCGGTTTGCATCGGCGTCGGCTCGTTTCCGTAGCTACGATGCAAAAGCGGCTTCAGCGGTAG
- a CDS encoding DUF4147 domain-containing protein, with amino-acid sequence MRVHRQSAIEIWKAGVDAVESRRLVSNAIQIDGDQLVCGSAAWRLKENSRICVVGAGKAGAGMAAGIELILPEVWLDRTEGWVNVPADCVTSLRQIHLHAARPAGVNEPTEAGAEGTRRILDLIENLGPDDLCLVVISGGGSALLPAPPAGVSLEEKQQLTRTLMHSGATIQELNCVRRALSEVKGGGLLRACGAGQLISLIISDVIGDPLDTIASGPTVKTQTDPQSAIAVLEERCPDDTPDSIWKALRLQIEEQVDHSSPITTSYSNHIIGNNSTSVSAATQKASELGYRVISSQADLDGDADEIGKSLAKRCLDERNLLSPSERVCVIEGGEPTVSLAKTDLPRKGGRNQQVVLAAAQVLKQADSYGITILSGGTDGEDGPTDAAGAVIDAELLAIAEQESLAIDEFLSINNSYPFFEAVGGLLKTGPTHTNVMDLRVALVCSQDEAE; translated from the coding sequence ATGAGAGTTCATCGCCAATCCGCGATTGAGATCTGGAAAGCTGGAGTCGACGCTGTTGAATCGAGGCGACTCGTTTCCAACGCGATTCAGATCGATGGCGACCAGTTGGTCTGCGGATCAGCTGCTTGGAGACTCAAAGAAAACTCACGAATTTGCGTCGTGGGAGCGGGGAAAGCCGGTGCTGGAATGGCAGCCGGAATTGAATTGATCCTCCCCGAAGTATGGCTCGATCGCACCGAAGGATGGGTCAATGTGCCTGCGGATTGTGTGACCTCTCTCCGTCAGATTCATCTACACGCTGCCCGCCCTGCTGGAGTCAATGAACCGACCGAGGCTGGGGCTGAAGGAACTCGACGAATTCTGGACCTCATCGAAAACCTTGGTCCGGACGATTTGTGTCTTGTGGTCATCTCTGGCGGAGGAAGTGCACTTCTCCCTGCCCCCCCGGCGGGTGTGTCGCTTGAGGAAAAGCAACAGTTGACTCGAACGCTCATGCATTCGGGAGCCACAATTCAGGAACTGAATTGCGTCCGACGTGCTCTCTCCGAAGTGAAAGGAGGAGGACTGCTGCGTGCTTGTGGGGCTGGCCAGCTCATCAGCCTCATCATCTCCGATGTCATCGGCGATCCGCTCGATACAATCGCATCTGGCCCAACCGTTAAAACTCAAACCGATCCACAATCAGCCATCGCAGTCCTGGAAGAACGTTGCCCTGACGACACTCCAGATTCAATTTGGAAAGCTCTTCGTCTGCAAATAGAAGAGCAGGTGGACCATTCTTCTCCGATCACAACGAGCTACTCGAACCATATTATTGGCAACAATTCGACGAGCGTCTCCGCGGCAACTCAAAAAGCAAGCGAGTTAGGTTACAGAGTCATTTCGTCACAGGCCGATCTGGACGGTGATGCCGACGAGATTGGAAAGAGTCTGGCTAAACGCTGTCTCGATGAACGCAACCTACTTTCCCCATCAGAAAGAGTCTGTGTTATTGAAGGAGGCGAACCGACGGTCTCGCTCGCGAAGACAGACCTTCCTCGCAAAGGGGGAAGAAATCAGCAAGTGGTCCTCGCCGCTGCTCAAGTCTTGAAACAAGCGGACAGCTACGGAATCACGATACTGTCTGGCGGGACGGATGGAGAAGATGGTCCCACCGATGCTGCCGGCGCTGTCATTGACGCCGAATTGCTTGCCATCGCAGAACAAGAATCGTTGGCGATTGACGAATTCCTCTCGATCAACAATTCCTATCCGTTCTTCGAAGCGGTCGGAGGACTCCTGAAGACGGGGCCGACCCACACAAATGTGATGGACTTGCGAGTCGCTCTCGTTTGCTCACAAGATGAAGCTGAGTAG